One Spinacia oleracea cultivar Varoflay chromosome 4, BTI_SOV_V1, whole genome shotgun sequence DNA segment encodes these proteins:
- the LOC110785977 gene encoding uncharacterized protein — protein sequence MEANRMYPEARKLTNHDFPTEWVWKSKEKKWKGRDEGFKIGRIYYVHPASGELYYLRMLLNIVTGSTSFAKIRTVNGVEFATFKEACNALGLLEGDSEWHEALQAASSWAHAPQLRELFVTILIFCEVTSPSDLWEKNWELLSDDVLYRQRKRFNSPIIVLTTNQVQNYALYEIELILNRNNRSLTNYGSMPFPDMSLVQQTSNRLILEEQMFDIATLAHEASNLEAGLNPEQSSVYHQILEAIENTIGGVFFIYGSGGTGKTYLWSTLISRIRSQGHIVIAVASSGIAALLLHCGRTTHSRFSIPIHLNENSCCRITQGLELAFLIQRARLIIWDEAPMVHRHAFEAVDRTLRDIMQTVNPSASDRPFGGKTVVLGGDFRQI from the coding sequence ATGGAAGCAAATAGGATGTACCCAGAAGCAAGGAAACTGACAAACCACGATTTCCCAACAGAATGGGTATGGAAAAGCAAGGAAAAGAAATGGAAAGGAAGAGATGAAGGGTTCAAAATAGGGAGGATTTACTATGTGCACCCAGCATCAGGGGAGCTTTACTACTTGCGTATGCTCCTTAATATAGTGACAGGATCAACAAGCTTTGCAAAAATAAGAACAGTAAATGGCGTAGAATTTGCCACATTCAAGGAAGCTTGCAATGCTTTAGGGCTTCTAGAAGGAGATAGTGAATGGCATGAAGCTCTACAGGCTGCATCATCTTGGGCTCATGCCCCACAACTTAGAGAGTTGTTCGTCACAATCTTAATTTTCTGTGAAGTAACAAGTCCCAGTGACCTATGGGAGAAAAATTGGGAGCTATTATCAGATGATGTCCTATACCGCCAACGCAAGAGGTTTAATTCTCCCATCATTGTGCTAACAACAAACCAAGTGCAAAACTACGCATTATATGAGATAGAATTGATCCTCAACAGAAATAACAGGAGCCTCACAAACTATGGAAGTATGCCATTCCCGGACATGTCTTTGGTGCaacaaacatcaaacagattgaTATTGGAAGAGCAAATGTTTGACATCGCAACTCTAGCACACGAAGCATCCAATTTAGAAGCAGGCCTAAATCCAGAACAAAGCTCTGTGTACCATCAGATACTAGAGGCCATAGAAAATACAATTGGGGGGGTATTTTTCATTTATGGTAGCGGAGGCACAGGGAAGACATATTTGTGGAGCACCTTAATATCAAGAATTAGATCTCAAGGCCATATTGTAATTGCAGTCGCATCATCTGGAATTGCAGCATTATTACTTCACTGTGGAAGGACGACACATTCACGCTTCAGCATCCCAATACATTTAAATGAGAACTCATGTTGCAGGATAACACAAGGTTTAGAGTTGGCATTCCTCATCCAAAGAGCAAGGCTTATAATATGGGATGAAGCTCCCATGGTCCACAGGCATGCGTTTGAGGCAGTGGACCGCACTTTACGTGATATTATGCAGACAGTTAACCCTAGCGCTTCAGACAGGCCATTTGGAGGAAAAACGGTGGTCTTAGGAGGTGATTTCAGGCAAATATAA
- the LOC110785978 gene encoding uncharacterized protein has product MYNSINAFTSMGGRVDSSINRGNAPYVFRLNGQNHHKIGSLLPPEGQQPRFTQLYIYDTQNEVSNRINSLGSVGEKPELDPEIVAGLSKMFDEHNELAKVFRMARERFHESELQPVKIRLIGTRAKDGRQYNLPTTSEVAALIVGTGDTEKGPRDVIIEDKHFGLKRISELHPSSMEMQYPLLFSYGEDGYRTEIPHNDAEETGRRVRTTVTMREYYAFRFQQREKEARTRFQLGRLNQQQVVDAFTCIQEGRLEWVRGNQKKLRKDVLRGLADVVSRGDTTPASVGQRVILPASFTGSPRFMIQNYHDALAICRWAGPPDLFITMTCNPRWLEVREFLSLIPGQKPEDRPDIIARVFKIKLDELMVDLTKRNICGRTKAVLSSGINYTDPFLLVILEMAGCCNLGTLYMDGTIYTIEFQKRGLPHVHMLLFLHEPDKLRTAADIDRLISAELPDPEEDPVAFEAIVQYMTHGPCGSLNPKCPCMHDGHCTKYYPKDFNDDTVIGEDGYPAYRRRNNGRIAEKNGHTIDNTFIVPYNVDLLVKYQAHINVEVCNKYTCTKYLFKYMNKGPDMALATVQEVTDNGMPGGQHANLEPPRDEIKSYLQCRYVSAAEACWRVFGFPIQYKYPPSSTLKLSPRGRTDSDV; this is encoded by the exons ATGTACAACTCCATCAATGCTTTCACTTCAATGGGAGGGAGGGTAGACAGCAGCATCAATCGGGGAAATGCTCCGTATGTGTTTAGATTAAATGGGCagaaccaccataaaattggcTCATTGCTTCCGCCAGAAGGCCAACAACCAAGGTTCACCCAGCTTTATATTTATGACACACAGAACGAAGTATCAAACCGGATAAACAGCCTCGGAAGTGTGGGAGAAAAACCAGAACTAGACCCTGAAATTGTAGCAGGATTATCAAAGATGTTTGATGAGCATAATGAACTGGCAAAAGTATTCAGAATGGCCAGGGAAAGGTTCCACGAGTCTGAATTACAACCTGTGAAGATCCGGTTGATCGGGACAAGAGCAAAAGATGGAAGACAATACAACCTCCCTACCACTTCAGAGGTTGCTGCTTTGATAGTGGGTACAGGTGATACAGAAAAAGGGCCTAGGGATGTGATTATCGAGGACAAACACTTTGGACTGAAAAGGATATCCGAGCTTCACCCAAGTTCCATGGAAATGCAATATCCGCTTCTTTTTTCATATGGAGAAGATGGATATAGGACAGAAATCCCCCACAATGATGCAGAAGAAACGGGCAGACGGGTGAGAACTACAGTCACTATGAGAGAATATTACGCATTTCGCTTTCAGCAGAGAGAAAAGGAGGCCAGAACAAGATTCCAATTGGGAAGACTAAACCAACAACAAGTAGTTGATGCCTTCACATGCATCCAAGAAGGTAGATTAGAATGGGTAAGAGGCAACCAAAAAAAGCTACGCAAAGATGTGCTTCGTGGATTGGCAGATGTTGTTTCTCGAGGAGACACAACTCCTGCATCTGTAGGACAGCGTGTGATACTACCTGCATCCTTCACGGGAAGCCCGAGATTCATGATTCAAAACTATCACGATGCCCTAGCCATTTGCAGATGGGCTGGCCCTCCAGATTTGTTCATCACTATGACATGTAATCCAAGATGGCTAGAGGTCAGGGAATTCTTATCCTTAATTCCCGGACAAAAACCAGAAGACCGACCTGATATCATCGCTCGAGTCTTCAAGATAAAGCTTGATGAACTGATGGTGGACCTCACGAAAAGAAATATTTGCGGCCGCACTAAAGCAG TGTTAAGTTCTGGTATCAAT TACACAGATCCATTTTTATTAGTTATTCTTGAAATGGCCGGTTGCTGTAATCTAGGAACATTGTATATGGATGGAA CAATATACACAATCGAGTTCCAAAAACGAGGTCTCCCACATGTTCATATGTTGTTGTTTTTGCATGAACCGGACAAACTACGGACTGCAGCAGACATCGATCGACTGATTTCAGCAGAACTACCAGACCCGGAAGAGGACCCAGTTGCATTTGAGGCGATAGTCCAATACATGACTCATGGACCGTGTGGTAGCTTGAACCCAAAATGTCCATGTATGCATGATGGCCATTGTACAAAGTACTATCCTAAAGACTTCAACGACGACACAGTCATTGGAGAAGACGGTTATCCAGCATACAGAAGAAGAAACAATGGTCGGATAGCAGAAAAAAATGGCCACACAATTGATAACACCTTCATTGTGCCATACAATGTGGACTTGCTGGTGAAGTATCAAGCACACATCAACGTTGAAGTATGCAACAAATACACATGTACCAAATACCTGTTCAAGTACATGAACAAGGGTCCAGATATGGCACTTGCAACAGTTCAAGAAGTCACAGATAATGGAATGCCAGGAGGACAACACGCCAATCTTGAACCACCTAGAGACGAGATAAAATCGTACTTGCAATGCAGATATGTATCTGCTGCAGAAGCGTGCTGGAGAGTTTTTGGCTTCCCAATACAATATAAGTACCCCCCCAGTTCAACGCTTAAGTTGTCACCTAGAGGAAGAACAGACAGTGATGTTTGA
- the LOC130472503 gene encoding replication protein A 70 kDa DNA-binding subunit B gives MFNGNYQLNSTGGTKIYINLDIPEVQHFKKEMVDVPLQEIVRIEVAQPESLEEAMIKNRKTIKELQQLYMEGEENEEIMNTYTCVAQISFIHDQECGWMYTSCNNCKSRVDENQYCNKCQVVPEYPIDRYRIIATIDDGHAKMTVGIFDKDVEKIIGKPITSMMKIYDQENGAEKVSNELQQCIGKTCTLKLKVYNKGYIQELTAIKVYHVETDEKVTTKRQGKEILKEIKKEGRQNKKQKTPRAGTTEEIPTTSTSPTTNQEQIQLTDDGKNS, from the exons ATGTTCAACG GGAACTATCAACTCAATTCAACCGGAGGAACTAAGATATACATCAACCTAGACATCCCAGAAGTACAACATTTCAAAAAAGA GATGGTTGATGTCCCGCTACAAGAAATAGTCCGAATAGAAGTCGCCCAACCAGAGAGCTTGGAGGAGGCGATGATCAAGAATCGGAAAACAATCAAAGAACTACAACAACTATACATGGAAGGAGAAGAAAATGAG GAAATCATGAACACTTACACTTGCGTGGCACAAATATCATTCATCCACGACCAAGAGTGCGGTTGGATGTACACTTCATGTAACAATTGCAAATCAAGAGTAGATGAGAATCAATACTGCAACAAATGCCAAGTAGTCCCGGAATACCCCATCGATAG GTACCGAATAATTGCCACAATTGATGACGGACACGCAAAGATGACTGTGGGGATATTTGACAAAGACGTGGAAAAAATCATTGGGAAACCAATAACTTCAATGATGAAGATTTATGATCAG GAAAATGGAGCTGAGAAGGTCTCAAATGAGCTACAACAATGCATTGGGAAGACATGTACACTTAAACTCAAAGTTTACAACAAAGGATACATACAAGAGCTAACTGCTATTAAGGTCTACCATGTTGAGACGGATGAAAAAGTAACAACAAAACGACAAGGGAAGGAGATActcaaagaaataaaaaaggaaggccgacaaaataaaaaacaaaaaacaccaAG GGCTGGCACAACAGAGGAGATACCAACAACAAGCACATCCCCAACTACAAATCAAGAACAAATCCAACTAACGGACGACGGCAAAAACTCCTGA